One window from the genome of Cryobacterium sp. GrIS_2_6 encodes:
- a CDS encoding ABC transporter permease — MTNSNQTTARKPGIPAEQKPVPLALTARISTLASNQSTILIGVMVLLVVVFSVLEPKFFSALTASNILTDWGSVVLIAVGQTFVVISGGIDLSVGAIIGLSGVVSAWTMANVLKVDQTVSGSDASGPLLIGALVSVGVGLLVGLTNALLINKLRIVPFIATLSTMGAALGLSVIISSGQPIGSANNFDLIAAMDPKVNPLSWALIVVIVVVTIAGLFLHKARFGLYTYAIGSNTFAARGAGINVERHLTLVYALSGALAGLAGMYVYLRLGAGSPSSGTGRELDAIAAVVIGGASLMGGIGRIWGTVLGALILFTVQSGLIMVGVAPDWKKVVVAILIAAAVAAQTLQSKNGRK; from the coding sequence ATGACCAACAGCAATCAAACCACTGCGCGGAAACCGGGCATTCCGGCGGAACAGAAGCCGGTTCCGCTCGCGCTCACGGCGCGGATCAGCACCCTCGCGTCGAACCAGAGCACCATCCTGATCGGCGTGATGGTCCTCCTCGTCGTCGTCTTCTCGGTGCTGGAGCCCAAGTTCTTCTCCGCACTGACCGCCAGCAACATCCTCACAGACTGGGGATCGGTCGTCCTGATTGCAGTTGGCCAGACCTTCGTCGTGATCAGCGGTGGAATCGACCTCTCGGTCGGGGCCATCATCGGCCTCAGCGGAGTCGTGTCGGCCTGGACGATGGCGAACGTCCTCAAGGTCGACCAGACGGTGTCCGGCTCGGACGCGTCGGGCCCGCTCCTCATCGGCGCCCTGGTGTCGGTGGGAGTGGGGCTCCTCGTGGGACTGACCAACGCCTTACTGATCAACAAGCTCCGGATCGTCCCGTTCATCGCGACCCTGTCGACGATGGGGGCAGCCCTCGGGCTCTCGGTGATCATCTCGAGCGGGCAGCCCATCGGCTCGGCCAACAACTTCGACCTCATCGCCGCGATGGACCCGAAGGTGAACCCGTTGTCGTGGGCCTTGATCGTCGTGATCGTCGTGGTGACCATCGCCGGTCTGTTCCTGCACAAGGCGCGGTTCGGCCTCTACACCTACGCGATCGGCTCGAACACCTTCGCTGCCCGCGGCGCGGGCATCAACGTCGAACGACACCTGACGTTGGTCTACGCGCTCTCCGGGGCCCTGGCGGGCCTCGCCGGGATGTACGTCTACCTGCGCCTCGGTGCCGGCTCGCCGTCATCGGGAACCGGGCGTGAGCTCGACGCCATCGCCGCGGTCGTCATCGGCGGCGCATCCCTGATGGGTGGCATCGGCCGGATCTGGGGCACCGTGCTCGGTGCGCTCATCCTCTTCACGGTGCAGTCCGGCTTGATCATGGTCGGCGTCGCACCCGACTGGAAAAAGGTCGTGGTGGCCATCCTGATTGCCGCGGCGGTCGCTGCGCAGACGCTGCAGAGCAAGAACGGAAGAAAATAA